From the genome of Campylobacter concisus, one region includes:
- the rfaQ gene encoding putative lipopolysaccharide heptosyltransferase III: MKILVIKFRNIGDVLLTTPLIENLHHYYPDATIDFALNKGTEAMIEGNPYINKIHIYDRQSANSGFFKKLITEIKFIKAIKKEKYDMAIQTTTGDRGIIISKYAKIKKIVGFLGKNHSINKLLNVKAKYYENFSHTIDHNLNALRALGFEPVSKKVSVFSDESVEHLNLPKCFVHMHLTSRWMFKCANDESMAELIDYCENELGVKVVLTSDNKENELEKLASVLKICKSKPINLGGKLNLKQTIALSKYSSLFIGVDTAIMHIAAANDVPVIAFFGPSNAFEWGPWDNSLMENGYTAQNSIQSMGKHIVYQKDWDFVPCDKEGIAKHGIEKSLMDFSDEMPKIKAKIKEILG; this comes from the coding sequence ATGAAAATACTTGTGATTAAATTTAGAAACATCGGCGATGTGCTTTTAACAACACCGCTCATTGAAAATTTGCACCACTACTACCCAGATGCGACCATCGACTTTGCCCTAAACAAAGGCACAGAAGCGATGATAGAAGGCAATCCTTACATAAACAAAATCCACATTTACGATAGACAAAGTGCAAATTCTGGCTTTTTTAAAAAACTAATTACCGAGATAAAATTTATAAAAGCCATCAAAAAAGAAAAATACGATATGGCCATACAAACAACCACGGGGGATCGTGGTATCATCATCTCAAAATACGCAAAGATCAAAAAAATAGTAGGCTTTCTTGGCAAAAATCACTCAATAAATAAACTTCTAAACGTCAAGGCAAAATACTATGAAAATTTTTCACATACGATCGATCATAATCTAAACGCTTTAAGAGCTTTGGGGTTTGAACCGGTTAGCAAAAAGGTGAGCGTATTTTCAGACGAGAGCGTGGAGCATCTAAATCTACCAAAATGCTTTGTACATATGCATCTAACAAGCCGCTGGATGTTTAAATGCGCAAATGATGAGAGCATGGCAGAGCTCATTGACTACTGCGAAAATGAGCTTGGTGTAAAGGTCGTGCTAACAAGCGATAATAAAGAAAATGAACTTGAAAAGCTAGCAAGCGTACTAAAAATTTGCAAGAGTAAGCCTATAAATTTAGGCGGCAAGCTAAATTTGAAACAAACGATCGCCCTATCAAAGTATTCAAGCCTTTTTATCGGAGTGGATACAGCTATAATGCACATTGCCGCTGCAAATGATGTACCAGTCATAGCCTTTTTTGGTCCAAGTAATGCTTTTGAGTGGGGGCCTTGGGATAACTCACTTATGGAAAATGGCTACACAGCGCAAAATAGCATCCAAAGTATGGGCAAACACATCGTCTATCAAAAAGACTGGGACTTTGTGCCTTGCGACAAGGAAGGTATAGCAAAGCATGGCATAGAAAAGTCCTTGATGGATTTTAGCGACGAAATGCCAAAGATAAAAGCCAAAATAAAAGAAATTTTAGGATAG
- a CDS encoding glycosyltransferase family 2 protein, with protein sequence MLSVVILTFNSQKYLQEVLESTNFADEVIVVDSGSKDSTRQICDSFSNVRFHEQAWLGFGAQKQKGVDLAKNEWIFVLDSDEVITDELKNEIIDTLKEPKFMAYNVARLNFFFGKAIKNMGLYPDYTVRLFNKNFAKFDGRAVHEKVVLNDGSQRLGALKNHFLHYAYESIEQFIAKQNRYSSMGAKRNLLKALTSPAWTFFKLYVLKGGFKEGFAGYIIARLYAQYTFWKYIK encoded by the coding sequence ATGCTAAGTGTCGTTATCTTAACTTTTAACAGCCAAAAATATCTGCAAGAAGTGTTAGAAAGTACAAATTTTGCAGATGAGGTCATCGTGGTTGATAGCGGCTCAAAAGATAGCACAAGGCAAATTTGTGATAGCTTTAGCAACGTGAGATTTCACGAGCAAGCATGGCTTGGATTTGGCGCACAAAAGCAAAAGGGCGTGGATCTAGCCAAAAACGAGTGGATCTTTGTGCTTGATAGTGATGAGGTGATCACGGATGAACTTAAAAACGAGATCATAGATACGCTAAAAGAGCCAAAATTTATGGCCTACAACGTAGCTAGGCTAAATTTTTTCTTTGGCAAAGCGATCAAAAATATGGGGCTCTATCCAGACTACACAGTGAGGCTTTTTAACAAAAATTTTGCCAAATTTGATGGCAGAGCTGTGCATGAAAAGGTCGTTTTAAATGACGGCTCACAAAGGCTTGGCGCGCTTAAAAATCACTTCTTACACTATGCATATGAGAGCATCGAGCAGTTTATAGCTAAGCAAAATCGCTACTCAAGCATGGGCGCAAAAAGAAATTTACTAAAGGCGCTTACAAGTCCAGCGTGGACATTTTTTAAGCTTTATGTGCTAAAAGGTGGCTTTAAAGAGGGCTTTGCCGGCTACATCATAGCTAGACTTTACGCTCAGTACACATTTTGGAAATATATAAAATGA
- a CDS encoding 3'-5' exonuclease, which produces MAKSYICVFDCETIPDANLIRKIYGIDGSDEDVSVQAMMLQKEASGSEFLPVMFHRVVAISAVMADEYGKFLKVSTMEGKDEREIIAKFLKFINDYNPRLVSFNGRGFDLPMLMVRAMRYNLNAAAYYESENKELNKNKWENYRARYSPKFHLDLLDFISDFGSVRGLKLDTLCASLNLPGKYDVHGDQVLELYYADELDKINEYCESDVLNTYWLFLKFELLQANILQDDYINHLNVMSEFLAKHCAHRGYTEVFCTAISDELARLNGKLDYEIKIQKKDDEEFDDFSDLDGMKDTPEQLNERLARQGLDGLLKKASEVASAAKKDKSFAEEKLPEINLDEE; this is translated from the coding sequence ATGGCGAAAAGTTACATCTGTGTCTTTGACTGCGAAACGATACCTGATGCAAATTTGATAAGAAAAATTTACGGCATTGATGGGAGCGACGAAGATGTGAGCGTACAAGCGATGATGCTGCAAAAAGAGGCCAGTGGTAGTGAGTTTTTGCCTGTGATGTTTCATAGAGTTGTGGCGATCTCTGCTGTAATGGCTGATGAGTACGGCAAATTTTTAAAGGTTAGCACGATGGAGGGCAAGGACGAGCGCGAGATCATCGCTAAATTTTTAAAATTTATAAATGATTATAACCCAAGGCTTGTTAGCTTTAACGGCCGTGGCTTTGACCTACCGATGTTAATGGTACGTGCGATGCGCTACAATCTAAACGCGGCGGCATATTACGAGAGCGAAAACAAAGAGCTAAATAAAAATAAATGGGAAAATTATAGGGCAAGGTATTCGCCTAAATTTCATCTTGATTTGCTTGATTTTATAAGCGATTTTGGAAGCGTAAGAGGACTAAAGCTTGATACACTTTGTGCTAGCTTAAATTTACCTGGCAAATACGACGTGCACGGCGATCAGGTGCTTGAGCTCTACTACGCAGACGAGCTTGATAAGATCAACGAGTACTGCGAAAGTGACGTGCTTAACACCTACTGGCTCTTTTTAAAATTTGAGCTTTTGCAGGCAAATATCTTGCAAGATGACTATATAAATCACCTAAATGTGATGAGTGAATTTCTAGCCAAACACTGCGCTCACAGAGGATACACCGAGGTCTTTTGCACTGCGATAAGCGACGAGCTAGCTAGACTTAATGGCAAGCTTGATTACGAGATAAAGATCCAAAAAAAAGACGATGAAGAATTTGACGATTTTAGCGATCTTGATGGTATGAAAGATACGCCAGAGCAGTTAAATGAGCGTTTGGCAAGACAAGGGCTTGATGGGCTTTTAAAAAAAGCGAGTGAGGTTGCGTCAGCTGCCAAAAAAGATAAGAGTTTTGCCGAAGAGAAACTACCTGAAATAAATTTGGACGAAGAGTAG
- a CDS encoding lipid A biosynthesis lauroyl acyltransferase, whose protein sequence is MDRLYLAGFYTLKFFIFLLPSSLRDLLAKFLAFAFMKLKKKRFHIVMINLNLAFGESKTKEEKLEIAKKCYYNFAKYLGINFILNQNTTKQKVLEKVSFKNEHNLLEALKLDRPIIVTTAHFGQWELFSLAMSARFGAVSVLGRKLDSSVMDKILRANRSQFDVELIDKDGGAKDILKALKARRIVGILVDQNTSPKDGIKVKFFDKDVLHTPAASVLAQKTNALIINAFIYQKDENISEICFSLAIDINKFDKEEAVQKVTQMQCSACEEMVRARPEEYFWFHQRFKRFYENEYKC, encoded by the coding sequence ATGGATAGGCTCTATCTGGCTGGCTTTTATACTTTAAAATTTTTTATATTTTTACTGCCTAGTTCACTTAGAGATTTGCTTGCCAAATTTTTAGCGTTTGCGTTTATGAAACTTAAAAAAAAGAGATTTCATATCGTGATGATAAATTTAAATCTTGCATTTGGTGAGTCAAAAACCAAGGAAGAGAAGCTTGAGATCGCTAAAAAATGCTACTACAACTTTGCAAAATATCTTGGTATAAATTTCATCCTAAATCAAAATACAACAAAGCAAAAAGTGCTTGAAAAAGTTAGCTTTAAAAATGAACATAATCTGCTTGAAGCGCTTAAGCTTGATCGTCCGATTATCGTGACTACCGCTCATTTTGGGCAGTGGGAGCTTTTTAGCTTAGCAATGTCCGCTCGTTTTGGCGCAGTCTCAGTGCTTGGCAGAAAGCTTGATAGTAGCGTCATGGATAAAATTTTAAGAGCCAACAGATCGCAGTTTGACGTGGAGCTAATAGACAAAGATGGTGGTGCAAAAGATATCTTAAAAGCACTAAAAGCTAGGCGAATAGTGGGGATTTTAGTCGATCAAAATACATCTCCAAAAGATGGCATAAAGGTGAAATTCTTTGACAAAGATGTGCTTCACACACCAGCTGCAAGCGTACTAGCCCAAAAAACAAACGCACTAATAATTAATGCATTTATCTATCAAAAAGATGAAAATATAAGCGAAATTTGCTTTTCACTAGCCATTGATATAAATAAATTTGACAAAGAAGAGGCGGTACAAAAAGTAACTCAAATGCAGTGTAGCGCGTGCGAAGAGATGGTTAGAGCAAGGCCTGAAGAATACTTTTGGTTTCACCAAAGATTTAAGAGATTTTACGAAAATGAGTATAAATGCTAA
- the waaC gene encoding lipopolysaccharide heptosyltransferase I: MQNKNQLKIAIVKLSALGDIVHAAIVLQFIKKHYQNAHITWLVDARFASLLKDHPLIDELVVLPLKQSFKKSYKILKTLGKFDKVIDLQGLFKSAVVAKIIGKQTYGFSRESVKEKIAARLYRHKFKIDYNENIIIRNLSLVAFALNFSFEASEILEKVPCFEASEIYKNESGKKRVLIAAFASEESKIYNKFKDVIRLLDGCEICLCYGSESEKVRAEAIISGTSAKLLEKLSIKEMISLITSCDLVIGNDSGLTHLAWAMNRPSITLFGNRPSHRNAYITDKNLVIDMGKQIDARSIDKNDFCIREIFPETVANFAKRLLNG, from the coding sequence ATGCAAAACAAAAATCAACTAAAAATAGCCATCGTCAAACTCTCAGCTCTTGGGGATATCGTGCACGCAGCTATTGTACTTCAGTTTATCAAAAAGCACTACCAAAATGCTCATATCACGTGGCTAGTTGATGCTCGTTTTGCAAGCCTTTTAAAAGATCATCCGCTTATCGACGAGCTAGTCGTTTTGCCGCTTAAACAAAGCTTTAAAAAGAGCTACAAGATACTAAAAACGCTTGGTAAATTTGACAAAGTGATCGATCTGCAAGGACTTTTTAAATCAGCCGTCGTCGCAAAAATAATAGGCAAGCAAACTTATGGCTTTAGCAGAGAGAGTGTCAAAGAAAAGATCGCAGCTAGGCTTTATAGACATAAATTTAAAATTGATTACAACGAAAATATAATCATTAGAAATTTATCGCTTGTAGCTTTTGCTCTAAATTTTAGCTTTGAAGCAAGTGAAATTTTAGAAAAAGTACCTTGCTTTGAAGCAAGTGAAATTTATAAAAACGAAAGTGGTAAAAAACGCGTTTTGATCGCTGCCTTTGCAAGCGAAGAGAGCAAAATTTATAACAAATTTAAAGATGTGATCAGGCTACTTGATGGATGCGAAATTTGCCTTTGCTACGGAAGTGAGAGCGAGAAAGTAAGGGCTGAGGCGATCATCTCAGGTACCTCGGCAAAGCTACTTGAAAAACTTAGCATAAAAGAGATGATAAGCCTCATTACAAGCTGTGATTTAGTAATTGGCAACGATAGTGGCCTAACACACCTTGCTTGGGCGATGAATAGGCCTTCTATCACACTTTTTGGCAACCGTCCCAGCCACAGAAATGCTTACATCACGGATAAAAATTTAGTTATAGATATGGGCAAGCAAATAGATGCCAGAAGTATCGATAAAAACGACTTTTGCATAAGAGAAATTTTCCCAGAAACGGTTGCAAATTTTGCAAAAAGGCTACTAAATGGATAG